One window from the genome of Castellaniella sp. MT123 encodes:
- the trbE gene encoding conjugal transfer protein TrbE yields MMHLAEYRKRPALLADWLPWAGLVAPGIVLNKDGSFQRTARFRGPDLDSATQGELIATSARLNNALRRLGSGWALFVEAERRAAADYPHSAFPEPLSWLVDEERRASFEEDHSHFESGYHLTLAYLPAEESRARAAKLLYENTPQGGVDWRERLESFVSETERFFDLLDGVMPEIAWLDDSQTLTYLHATVSTRRYRVAVPEHPFYLDALLADSALVGGLAPMLGDQHLRVASVRGFPTSTWPGLLDDLNRMGFAYRWSTRFLCMDKAEAETELGRLRRQWFAKRKNVVALLRETIFQQESPLVDTDASNKANDADAALQELGSDQVAFGYVTATVTVLDSDAGAADEKLRRVERVIQGRGFVTIPETLNAVEAWLSSIPGNAYANVRQPIISTLNLAHLMPVSAVWAGPERNEHLDGPPLIVTRTDGATPFRLVTHIGDVGHTLVVGPTGMGKSVLLAALAMQFRRYPGSRIFAFDMGRSMRATILGLGGEHYDLGTDGEIAFQPLARIDQEGYRTWAAEWLEGRLLHEGVTVGPEEKAAIWSALGSLAGAPVEQRTLTGLSVLLQSNALRQALAPYVLGGAHGKLLDADSDRLGSGSVQCFEMEELMHSKAAVLAVLGYLFARFDERFDGAPTLLILDEAWLFLDDPVFAARIRQWLKTLRKKNVSVIFATQSLADIQNSSIAPAIVESCASRIFLPNPQATEPQIRTIYEGFGLNRRQIEIVAEAVPKRDYYYQSRLGNRLFDLDLGPITLAFAGASTPQDQRDIDAVSRSVPSSDFAAAWLLHRGLDWAADLVPSFPSYSSTPKEYPS; encoded by the coding sequence ATGATGCATCTCGCTGAATACCGCAAGCGTCCCGCACTGCTGGCCGACTGGCTGCCTTGGGCCGGGTTGGTCGCGCCGGGTATCGTGCTCAACAAAGATGGCTCGTTCCAGCGCACGGCGCGCTTTCGTGGGCCGGACCTGGACAGCGCCACGCAGGGCGAACTGATCGCCACGTCGGCGCGGCTGAACAACGCGCTGCGTCGGCTGGGATCGGGCTGGGCCTTGTTCGTCGAAGCCGAGCGGCGTGCGGCCGCCGACTATCCACATTCGGCGTTTCCCGAGCCACTGTCCTGGCTGGTGGACGAGGAACGCCGGGCCTCGTTCGAGGAAGACCACAGCCACTTCGAGAGCGGCTACCACCTGACGCTGGCGTACCTGCCCGCCGAGGAATCCCGCGCTCGCGCGGCCAAGCTGCTGTACGAGAACACGCCGCAGGGCGGCGTGGACTGGCGCGAACGGCTGGAGTCGTTTGTCTCGGAGACAGAACGTTTCTTTGACCTGCTCGATGGCGTCATGCCGGAGATAGCCTGGCTGGACGACAGCCAGACCTTGACCTACCTGCATGCGACCGTCTCGACCCGGCGTTACCGGGTGGCTGTGCCAGAGCATCCGTTCTACCTTGATGCCTTGCTGGCCGATTCCGCGTTGGTGGGAGGTTTGGCCCCCATGCTGGGTGACCAGCACTTGCGCGTGGCATCGGTGCGCGGTTTCCCCACCTCGACCTGGCCAGGGCTGCTGGACGACTTGAACCGCATGGGCTTTGCCTACCGATGGTCCACCCGCTTTCTCTGCATGGACAAGGCCGAGGCAGAAACGGAGTTGGGCCGACTGCGCCGCCAGTGGTTCGCCAAGCGCAAAAACGTCGTGGCGCTGTTGCGCGAAACCATCTTCCAGCAGGAAAGCCCGCTGGTTGATACCGATGCCTCGAACAAGGCGAACGATGCCGATGCCGCCTTGCAGGAGCTGGGCAGCGATCAAGTCGCCTTCGGCTATGTGACTGCGACGGTGACGGTACTCGATTCGGATGCCGGCGCGGCCGACGAGAAGCTGCGTAGAGTGGAACGTGTCATCCAGGGCCGTGGCTTCGTCACGATCCCGGAAACACTCAACGCCGTGGAAGCGTGGCTGTCCTCAATTCCGGGCAATGCTTACGCCAACGTGCGGCAACCCATCATCTCGACGCTGAACCTGGCGCACCTGATGCCGGTGTCAGCCGTATGGGCCGGGCCGGAGCGCAATGAGCATCTGGACGGGCCACCATTGATCGTGACGCGCACCGACGGCGCCACGCCATTCCGGCTGGTGACGCATATCGGCGACGTGGGCCATACGCTGGTGGTCGGACCAACGGGCATGGGCAAGTCGGTGCTGCTGGCGGCCTTGGCGATGCAGTTCCGCCGCTATCCCGGTTCGCGCATCTTTGCCTTCGACATGGGGCGCTCCATGCGGGCCACCATTTTGGGCCTGGGCGGTGAGCACTACGACCTGGGCACGGATGGAGAAATCGCCTTCCAGCCGCTGGCCCGCATCGACCAGGAGGGTTACCGCACCTGGGCGGCCGAATGGCTGGAAGGTCGGTTGCTGCATGAAGGCGTGACCGTCGGTCCGGAAGAAAAGGCCGCCATCTGGTCTGCGCTCGGGAGTCTGGCGGGTGCGCCGGTGGAGCAGCGGACCTTGACCGGACTGTCGGTACTGTTGCAATCCAACGCGCTGCGCCAGGCGCTCGCGCCCTATGTGCTGGGCGGCGCCCACGGCAAGCTGCTGGACGCGGATTCGGATCGCCTGGGCTCTGGTTCTGTGCAGTGCTTCGAAATGGAAGAACTGATGCACAGCAAGGCCGCTGTGCTGGCCGTGCTGGGCTATTTGTTCGCGCGTTTCGACGAACGCTTCGACGGCGCGCCGACCTTGCTGATTCTGGACGAGGCCTGGTTGTTCCTCGACGACCCGGTGTTTGCCGCGCGCATCCGCCAGTGGCTCAAGACGCTGCGCAAGAAGAACGTCAGCGTCATCTTCGCCACGCAGTCGCTGGCCGACATCCAGAACTCGTCCATCGCTCCGGCCATCGTGGAGAGCTGCGCCAGCCGCATCTTCCTGCCGAATCCGCAGGCGACCGAGCCGCAGATTCGCACAATCTACGAAGGCTTCGGTTTGAACCGTCGCCAGATCGAGATCGTGGCCGAGGCGGTTCCCAAACGCGACTACTACTACCAGTCCCGGCTGGGTAATCGCTTGTTCGACTTGGACCTGGGGCCGATCACGCTGGCCTTTGCCGGCGCCTCGACACCGCAGGACCAACGTGACATTGACGCGGTATCCCGCTCCGTGCCGTCTTCCGACTTCGCAGCCGCCTGGCTGCTCCATCGCGGCCTCGACTGGGCCGCCGACCTTGTTCCGTCCTTTCCGTCCTATTCATCCACCCCAAAGGAGTACCCATCATGA
- the trbJ gene encoding P-type conjugative transfer protein TrbJ, whose amino-acid sequence MKKTILAIAAATLVTLVPAAHAQWVVIDPSNLAQNIMTAARTLEQINNQIRQLQNQALSLMNEAKNLTGLDFSALNELRASLSATNQLIQQAQGLAFNVSQMETEFRRLYPDAYSASTSGTQMATDARSRWRNSLEALRTATKVQSQAVQNFASDEQTLTNLVNRSQSAVGALQATQATNQLLALQARQSIQAQQLQITQDRATALEQARIVAVQERAREVRRRFIGDGTPYNPQTVDFYGN is encoded by the coding sequence ATGAAAAAGACCATCCTCGCCATTGCCGCCGCAACGCTGGTGACGCTCGTGCCCGCCGCACACGCGCAGTGGGTTGTGATTGATCCATCCAACCTGGCCCAGAACATCATGACGGCCGCGCGCACGCTGGAGCAGATCAACAACCAGATCCGGCAGCTCCAGAATCAGGCGCTGTCGCTGATGAACGAGGCGAAGAACCTCACCGGCCTGGACTTCAGCGCGTTGAATGAACTGCGTGCGTCGCTGTCGGCGACAAATCAGCTCATTCAACAGGCGCAAGGCTTGGCGTTCAACGTGTCGCAGATGGAGACCGAATTCCGGCGGCTTTACCCCGATGCGTATTCCGCTTCCACCTCGGGAACCCAGATGGCGACCGATGCGCGTTCGCGCTGGCGCAATTCACTCGAAGCTCTGCGCACTGCGACCAAAGTGCAGTCGCAGGCGGTGCAGAACTTCGCGTCCGATGAGCAGACGCTGACAAACCTGGTGAACCGCAGCCAGTCGGCGGTCGGCGCTTTGCAGGCCACGCAGGCGACCAACCAGTTACTGGCCTTGCAGGCGCGGCAATCCATCCAGGCGCAGCAGTTGCAAATCACGCAGGACCGCGCCACCGCGCTGGAGCAGGCCCGCATCGTTGCCGTGCAGGAGCGGGCCCGCGAAGTGCGGCGGCGTTTTATCGGTGACGGCACGCCGTACAACCCGCAGACCGTTGATTTTTACGGGAATTGA
- the trbL gene encoding P-type conjugative transfer protein TrbL → MNDVSVIDHFLNVFSHYIDSGFGLVRGEIAFLTTTLVVIDMTLAGLFWAMSHASGGGDDIIGKLIKKVLYVGTFAYIIGNFNLLAGIVFRSFAGLGLVASGSTITQAEFLQPGRLAKVGIDAGAPILKQIGDMAGFPEVFVNLDAIVVLFLAWLVLIVSFFVLAVQLFVTLIEFKLTTLAGFVLVPFALWNKTSFLAEKVLGNVVSSGIKVLVLAVIVGIGTGLFAEFQVTPNEPSIDHALTIMLAALAMLGLGIFGPGIATGLVSGAPQLGAGAVAGTALGAAGAAVAVGAAATGVGSAVAAGARMAPGAAKMASTASSAKSAFQAGSDGAGGGLKGAAAGLGNVAKTGAQSVGQKVAAGAKSMKDRAAAAIKPEAPASGTGAGAGAGAGSTAQGDTDAAPADTQQPAWAKRLHRRQQISHAASTVAHTLRGGDGGGSGSSPSLRDPSDS, encoded by the coding sequence ATGAACGACGTTTCCGTCATCGACCATTTCCTCAACGTCTTCTCGCACTACATCGACTCCGGTTTCGGTTTGGTGCGAGGAGAAATTGCTTTCCTGACGACCACGCTGGTGGTGATCGACATGACGCTGGCCGGGCTGTTCTGGGCCATGAGCCATGCCAGCGGTGGCGGGGACGACATCATTGGCAAGCTCATCAAGAAGGTGCTGTATGTGGGTACCTTCGCCTACATCATCGGTAACTTCAATCTGTTGGCCGGCATCGTATTCCGGTCCTTTGCCGGTTTGGGATTGGTAGCGTCAGGCTCGACGATCACCCAGGCCGAGTTCCTGCAGCCGGGGCGGCTGGCCAAGGTTGGCATTGACGCCGGTGCGCCGATCCTGAAGCAGATCGGCGACATGGCGGGCTTCCCCGAGGTGTTCGTGAACCTTGACGCGATCGTCGTGCTGTTCCTGGCCTGGCTGGTGCTGATTGTGAGTTTCTTTGTACTCGCGGTACAGCTCTTCGTCACCTTGATCGAGTTCAAGCTGACCACGCTTGCAGGCTTCGTGCTGGTGCCGTTTGCATTGTGGAACAAGACTTCGTTCCTCGCTGAAAAGGTGTTGGGTAACGTGGTGTCGTCGGGCATCAAAGTGCTGGTGCTGGCTGTGATCGTCGGGATTGGCACGGGCTTGTTTGCCGAATTCCAGGTAACCCCGAATGAACCCTCCATCGACCACGCACTGACCATCATGCTGGCCGCACTGGCGATGCTGGGCCTGGGTATCTTCGGGCCAGGCATTGCGACGGGGCTGGTGTCCGGGGCACCGCAATTGGGGGCCGGTGCCGTTGCGGGAACCGCCTTGGGTGCCGCTGGCGCAGCGGTCGCCGTGGGTGCTGCCGCCACCGGTGTCGGTAGCGCCGTTGCTGCCGGTGCGCGTATGGCACCGGGTGCCGCAAAGATGGCCTCAACCGCCAGCAGCGCGAAATCCGCATTCCAGGCTGGTTCTGACGGTGCTGGCGGCGGACTCAAGGGCGCGGCGGCAGGCCTGGGCAACGTCGCCAAGACGGGTGCGCAATCGGTGGGGCAAAAGGTCGCCGCTGGAGCCAAGTCCATGAAGGACCGGGCAGCGGCGGCCATCAAGCCGGAGGCCCCGGCATCCGGGACTGGCGCTGGTGCCGGAGCCGGAGCTGGTTCGACCGCTCAAGGCGACACCGATGCCGCGCCCGCCGATACCCAGCAACCCGCGTGGGCCAAGCGCCTGCATCGTCGCCAGCAAATCAGCCATGCCGCCTCGACCGTTGCCCACACGCTGCGCGGTGGAGACGGCGGCGGCTCGGGCAGCAGTCCCAGCCTGCGCGACCCCTCGGATTCATAA
- the trbF gene encoding conjugal transfer protein TrbF, whose product MRFKRPLVRYTDTPQPATPYQSAEQVWDDRIGSSRVQAKNWRLMAFGCLVLALLMAGGLVWRSAQSIVTPFVVEVDTGGQVRAVGEAATPYKPNDAQTAHHLGRFVTLVRSLSIDPIVVRQNWLDAYDYTTDRGAAVLNDYARVNDPFARVGKESVTVQITSIVRASDASFNVRWTERRYVNGAAAGLERWTAVVSIVLQAPRTEEKLRRNPLGIYVNGLSWSRELDSSEGAKP is encoded by the coding sequence ATGCGATTCAAACGCCCACTGGTGCGCTATACGGACACGCCGCAGCCCGCCACCCCGTATCAATCCGCCGAACAGGTCTGGGACGACCGTATCGGTTCGTCCCGCGTACAAGCAAAGAACTGGCGACTGATGGCTTTCGGTTGTCTGGTGCTGGCCCTGCTGATGGCGGGTGGCCTGGTCTGGCGCTCGGCGCAGTCCATCGTCACACCCTTCGTGGTGGAAGTAGATACCGGCGGGCAGGTCCGCGCTGTCGGTGAAGCAGCCACACCGTACAAGCCCAATGATGCGCAGACGGCCCACCACCTTGGGCGCTTTGTCACACTGGTGCGCTCGCTGTCCATTGACCCCATTGTCGTGCGCCAGAACTGGCTCGATGCCTACGACTACACCACTGACCGCGGCGCGGCGGTGCTCAACGACTACGCGCGGGTGAACGACCCGTTCGCGCGTGTCGGCAAGGAGTCGGTGACGGTGCAGATCACCAGCATCGTGCGCGCCAGCGATGCGTCGTTCAACGTGCGCTGGACCGAACGGCGCTATGTCAACGGCGCAGCCGCTGGACTGGAGCGTTGGACGGCCGTCGTTTCCATCGTCCTGCAAGCGCCGCGCACCGAAGAGAAGCTGCGCCGCAATCCGCTGGGTATCTACGTCAATGGGTTGTCGTGGAGCCGTGAACTTGATTCTTCCGAAGGAGCCAAACCATGA
- the trbG gene encoding P-type conjugative transfer protein TrbG: MKPTLRIYVLLSLVAAASMTLSGCATQGTPPPAITLDEVVQAQPLPEPAKPVEVVAVPQPLPLPEQLKPLPGHADDKPTPEPADEKLRVSRANQEARIAPTREGYVNAIQVWPFTDGALYQVYASPGRVTVVSLQPGEELVTVAAGDTVRWIVGDTSSGTGADLRVSVLVKPTRSGLKTNLVVTTNRRTYLIELTSTEKAWMASVSWDYPKDRMLALQRQSQVAQVAAPADAGLSLEKIRFRYAISGSNPSWKPLRAFDDGEKVYIQFPGGIAQGELPPLFVIGAQGDGQLVNYRFRSPYYIVDRLFGAAELRLGADKGDVVRIERTDGTVSGMRRN; encoded by the coding sequence ATGAAACCGACTTTGCGCATTTACGTATTGCTGTCCCTTGTGGCGGCCGCATCCATGACCCTCTCGGGCTGCGCCACACAGGGCACGCCACCGCCAGCCATCACGCTGGATGAGGTGGTGCAGGCGCAGCCATTGCCAGAACCGGCCAAACCAGTGGAAGTGGTAGCTGTCCCGCAGCCGTTACCACTGCCCGAGCAGTTGAAGCCCTTGCCGGGGCATGCCGATGACAAGCCCACGCCGGAACCCGCCGACGAGAAGCTGCGCGTGTCCCGCGCCAATCAGGAGGCTCGCATTGCACCCACCCGTGAGGGCTACGTCAATGCGATCCAGGTGTGGCCGTTCACCGATGGTGCGCTCTACCAGGTCTATGCCAGTCCGGGCCGGGTGACGGTGGTTTCGCTCCAACCCGGCGAGGAACTGGTGACAGTTGCAGCCGGTGATACCGTGCGCTGGATCGTGGGCGACACGTCCAGCGGTACGGGTGCAGACCTGCGCGTGAGTGTGCTGGTCAAGCCTACGCGCAGCGGTCTCAAGACCAATCTGGTCGTGACCACCAACCGGCGCACCTATCTGATTGAGTTGACCTCGACCGAGAAGGCTTGGATGGCCTCGGTGTCCTGGGACTACCCGAAAGACCGCATGCTGGCCTTGCAGCGCCAGTCGCAGGTGGCACAAGTAGCGGCGCCGGCGGATGCAGGCCTATCGCTGGAGAAGATTCGCTTCCGGTATGCGATCAGCGGCAGCAATCCATCGTGGAAACCGTTGCGTGCCTTCGACGATGGCGAGAAGGTCTATATCCAGTTTCCCGGCGGCATCGCACAAGGCGAGCTGCCGCCGCTGTTCGTGATCGGCGCGCAAGGTGATGGGCAACTGGTGAACTACCGTTTTCGTTCGCCGTACTACATCGTGGACCGGCTATTCGGCGCGGCCGAACTACGCCTGGGCGCTGACAAAGGTGACGTGGTGCGGATTGAGCGCACGGATGGGACTGTGAGTGGGATGCGGAGGAACTGA
- a CDS encoding TrbI/VirB10 family protein, translated as MSQANDTPDTPVPDVPPKVAPENVTLRSQPRPVTRLNRRMLAVLAGGLATAVLGGTIWSLQSTQHRGAGDQKELYNVDRVSRSEGLDRLPADYSKLPPTLPPAVPQLGAPLPGDLGGPIHKAEQQAQGYGYQQPGHDPAEIERLARLKQAEEAAASSVFFRSGAQKVAATAQPQALPVATALATNTAFDPMAAGPASTAAQPADPTTVQNRQDQKEAFLSKAGSTETRNSGSLQMPTSPYQVMAGTVIAAALVTGIKSDLPGDVIATVTEPVYDTATGKYVLIPQGSRLLGKYNSQVSYGQSRVQVVWNRVILPDTSSFQLDKLVGTDPAGYAGLEDGVDWHWDRVFAGAALTTLLGIGAELAAPENRNGGDRVVIAGRDSLKDSVNQVGQEMTRRNMNMQPTLTERPGLPVRVIVNRDLVLRPYQPMFFVRGTSR; from the coding sequence ATGAGCCAAGCGAACGATACCCCCGACACACCGGTGCCCGACGTGCCGCCCAAGGTGGCCCCGGAAAACGTGACGCTGCGCTCCCAGCCGCGTCCAGTGACGCGCCTGAACCGGCGCATGCTGGCCGTCCTCGCAGGCGGGCTGGCGACCGCCGTACTCGGTGGCACTATCTGGTCGCTGCAATCAACGCAGCACCGTGGCGCTGGCGACCAGAAGGAGTTGTACAACGTTGATCGCGTATCGCGCTCGGAAGGGCTTGATCGACTGCCAGCGGATTACTCCAAGCTGCCGCCGACCCTGCCTCCTGCGGTGCCGCAGCTCGGCGCGCCGCTGCCGGGCGATTTGGGCGGCCCGATCCACAAGGCCGAGCAACAAGCGCAGGGGTATGGCTACCAGCAGCCTGGCCATGACCCGGCCGAGATTGAGCGCCTGGCGCGTTTGAAGCAGGCCGAGGAAGCGGCGGCTTCTTCCGTGTTCTTCCGTTCAGGTGCTCAAAAGGTGGCTGCTACCGCGCAGCCGCAGGCTTTGCCTGTAGCCACAGCGCTGGCCACGAATACCGCCTTTGATCCGATGGCCGCTGGCCCCGCCTCGACAGCAGCACAGCCCGCCGATCCCACGACGGTACAGAACCGGCAAGACCAGAAAGAGGCGTTTCTGTCCAAAGCCGGTTCTACGGAAACCCGTAATTCCGGGTCTCTGCAAATGCCCACATCGCCATATCAAGTCATGGCCGGTACGGTGATCGCCGCTGCGCTGGTCACGGGCATCAAATCCGACCTGCCGGGCGATGTCATCGCCACGGTGACGGAGCCGGTCTATGACACGGCCACCGGCAAGTACGTGCTGATCCCGCAGGGCTCGCGCTTGCTGGGCAAGTACAACAGCCAGGTGAGTTATGGGCAGAGCCGCGTGCAGGTGGTGTGGAATCGGGTGATCCTGCCGGACACGTCTTCGTTCCAGCTCGACAAGCTGGTCGGCACCGATCCGGCGGGCTATGCGGGTCTGGAAGATGGAGTGGACTGGCACTGGGATCGCGTGTTCGCCGGTGCTGCGCTTACGACCTTATTGGGCATCGGCGCCGAGCTGGCCGCACCGGAGAATCGCAATGGTGGTGACCGCGTGGTCATCGCCGGGCGCGACAGCTTGAAGGACTCTGTGAACCAGGTCGGCCAGGAGATGACCCGGCGCAACATGAACATGCAGCCGACGCTGACCGAGCGCCCCGGTCTGCCGGTGCGCGTCATCGTGAATCGGGATCTGGTGCTGCGGCCGTACCAGCCGATGTTTTTTGTGAGGGGGACATCGCGATGA
- a CDS encoding DUF2274 domain-containing protein, with the protein MSTPIKKLRLGPLPKTESIKLTFACPASLKADLDRYAALHAQAYGESVDAVTLIPHMLEAFMAGDRGFKKREASKPVSQKPPQREATPP; encoded by the coding sequence ATGAGCACGCCGATCAAGAAGCTGCGGCTTGGGCCACTTCCCAAGACTGAAAGTATCAAGCTGACCTTCGCATGCCCGGCCAGCTTGAAAGCCGACCTCGACCGCTATGCGGCGCTGCACGCGCAAGCCTACGGCGAATCAGTGGACGCGGTGACGTTGATTCCGCACATGCTGGAGGCGTTCATGGCGGGGGATCGGGGATTCAAGAAACGGGAAGCATCAAAGCCGGTGTCGCAGAAGCCACCACAGCGAGAAGCAACGCCTCCGTAG
- a CDS encoding methyl-accepting chemotaxis protein, with amino-acid sequence MRISGKTKAAVQRLDAQALQVTAGNAGMMSSFTNVVTASREQAGILSGLRDRVDQLADSIDAVDQSAQVTRAEVDTMHQLTLKSDELLRETSGRIASLGQSAQGLSDRFGEVVRHTGEIEAILGMIQDVAMQTNLLSLNAAVEAARAGEQGRGFGVVAEEVRKLAARTDEATAQIRRMIAGITDSTAAAGGFLDTVLDDIQVGVESSRQTEAMLADISRHSRETLDAASGLAAAAQTQTALSQAMVGDVERLSAAAAESIQWVGTSNAQIREIQGLIGELKRETSALLPGQRELDVLSSCVEEMRACNILIKNADSYVQIQAVVTRIEQIDQLMDATWSRFHSRVQDGDGPRQFEQALRHYRSVRGRVLAVARQEQFDQVRQLISAHGRPAYGQLRDALNRLDAEDRQRQTTRWLPWRAASPAQA; translated from the coding sequence ATGCGGATATCTGGAAAGACCAAGGCCGCTGTGCAGCGGCTCGACGCGCAGGCGCTGCAGGTCACGGCTGGCAATGCCGGCATGATGTCCTCGTTTACCAACGTCGTGACCGCCTCGCGCGAGCAGGCCGGCATCCTGTCGGGGCTGCGTGACCGGGTCGATCAGCTGGCCGACAGCATCGATGCGGTGGACCAATCGGCCCAGGTGACCCGCGCCGAGGTCGACACCATGCATCAGCTGACGCTCAAAAGCGACGAGCTTCTGCGGGAAACCTCCGGGCGTATCGCATCCCTGGGCCAGTCGGCGCAGGGCCTGAGCGATCGTTTCGGTGAAGTGGTGCGCCATACCGGCGAGATCGAGGCCATCCTGGGGATGATCCAGGATGTCGCCATGCAGACCAATCTGCTGTCCCTGAATGCCGCCGTCGAGGCCGCACGGGCTGGCGAGCAGGGCCGGGGGTTCGGGGTGGTCGCCGAGGAAGTGCGCAAGCTGGCCGCACGCACCGACGAGGCCACCGCCCAGATCCGGCGGATGATCGCCGGCATCACGGACAGCACGGCGGCCGCCGGTGGTTTTCTGGACACGGTGCTCGACGACATTCAGGTCGGAGTCGAGTCCTCGCGGCAGACCGAGGCCATGTTGGCCGACATCAGCCGGCATTCGCGCGAAACCCTGGACGCGGCCAGCGGGCTGGCGGCTGCCGCGCAGACGCAGACCGCGCTCAGTCAGGCGATGGTCGGAGATGTCGAGCGGCTGTCCGCCGCCGCGGCCGAATCGATCCAATGGGTAGGCACGAGCAATGCGCAGATCCGTGAAATCCAGGGCCTGATCGGCGAACTCAAGCGTGAAACGTCCGCCTTGCTGCCGGGTCAGCGCGAACTCGACGTGCTGTCGTCTTGCGTCGAGGAAATGCGCGCCTGCAACATCCTGATCAAGAACGCGGATTCCTACGTGCAGATTCAGGCGGTCGTCACGCGGATCGAACAGATCGATCAACTGATGGACGCCACCTGGTCCCGATTTCACTCACGGGTCCAGGATGGCGATGGACCCCGGCAGTTCGAGCAGGCCTTGCGGCATTACCGTTCCGTCCGCGGCCGGGTCCTGGCCGTAGCCCGCCAGGAACAATTCGACCAGGTCAGGCAGCTGATCTCGGCGCATGGGCGCCCGGCGTATGGTCAGTTGCGCGACGCCCTGAACCGGCTGGACGCGGAAGACCGGCAGCGCCAGACTACGCGCTGGCTGCCATGGCGGGCAGCGTCGCCGGCTCAGGCCTGA
- the cysG gene encoding siroheme synthase CysG — translation MHLFPLFTDLKGRTVLVVGAGLVADRKIGLLLSAGARVIVGAHAAHPQVQARATAGDIELRLAPFDPAWLDEAWLVFAATNDRDLNQRVADAAIARRLFCNVVDDAELSSAQVPAIVDRSPITIAISSGGSAPVIARRLRERIESLFDPVLGALAALAQRKRLAIRQARPQLRARRDFYDWLLDGPIPGALRSNRPDDAETLLDQALSQGARPPSGKVLLVGAGPGDPGLLTLKGLRALNEADVILADRLVSPDVLALARRDAQVIDVGKAPGGPHESTQARIHALMVSHARQGRCVVRLKGGDPMVFGRGGEELQHLKGHGIAYEVVPGITAALACGAYAGIPLTHRDHAQTLTLATAHRQSSVGADPVHPQAEGRTLVYYMGVERLPELCGRLLADGHAPGTPCAIVENGSRPEQRTLHATLETVVAQAAHHSIRSPALAIVGGAAALGMELGWFGKTLGAIRPEPATLPAMAASA, via the coding sequence ATGCATTTATTTCCCCTATTCACCGATCTGAAAGGCCGCACCGTGCTGGTCGTGGGCGCCGGCCTGGTGGCCGACCGCAAGATCGGCCTGCTGCTGTCGGCCGGCGCGCGCGTCATCGTCGGCGCGCATGCGGCCCATCCCCAGGTCCAGGCCCGTGCCACGGCCGGTGACATCGAACTGCGGCTGGCGCCGTTCGACCCGGCCTGGCTGGACGAGGCCTGGCTGGTCTTTGCCGCGACCAACGATCGGGATCTGAATCAGCGGGTGGCGGATGCGGCAATCGCCCGGCGACTGTTCTGCAATGTGGTCGACGACGCCGAACTGTCCAGCGCCCAGGTGCCTGCCATCGTGGATCGCTCACCCATCACCATCGCCATTTCCTCGGGCGGCAGCGCGCCGGTCATCGCCAGGCGCCTGCGTGAGCGGATCGAATCCCTCTTTGATCCTGTCCTGGGGGCCCTGGCCGCGCTGGCGCAGCGCAAGCGGCTCGCCATCCGCCAGGCCCGCCCGCAGTTGCGGGCACGGCGCGACTTCTACGACTGGCTGCTGGATGGCCCGATTCCGGGCGCCCTGCGCAGCAACCGACCCGATGACGCCGAAACCCTGCTGGATCAGGCCTTGTCCCAAGGGGCGCGACCGCCCAGCGGCAAGGTCCTGCTGGTGGGCGCGGGCCCGGGAGACCCTGGCCTGCTGACCCTGAAGGGCCTGCGCGCCCTGAACGAGGCGGACGTCATTCTGGCCGATCGCCTGGTCAGTCCCGACGTCCTGGCCCTGGCGCGACGCGACGCCCAGGTAATCGATGTGGGCAAGGCCCCGGGCGGCCCGCACGAATCCACCCAGGCCCGCATTCATGCGCTGATGGTGTCCCACGCCCGCCAGGGACGTTGTGTCGTGCGGCTGAAAGGCGGCGACCCGATGGTCTTCGGGCGCGGCGGCGAGGAATTGCAGCATCTGAAGGGCCACGGCATCGCTTACGAAGTGGTCCCCGGCATCACGGCCGCCCTGGCCTGCGGGGCCTATGCGGGCATTCCGCTGACGCATCGGGATCATGCGCAGACCCTGACGTTGGCCACCGCGCATCGGCAGTCCAGTGTGGGAGCTGATCCCGTCCACCCGCAGGCGGAGGGCCGGACCCTGGTGTACTACATGGGTGTCGAGCGCCTGCCCGAACTGTGCGGCCGGCTGCTGGCCGACGGCCATGCGCCCGGGACGCCCTGCGCCATCGTGGAGAACGGGTCACGGCCGGAACAGAGAACCCTGCACGCCACCCTGGAAACCGTCGTGGCGCAGGCCGCCCATCACAGCATCAGGTCACCCGCTCTGGCGATCGTCGGCGGCGCGGCGGCTCTGGGCATGGAGCTGGGCTGGTTCGGAAAGACGCTGGGCGCCATCAGGCCTGAGCCGGCGACGCTGCCCGCCATGGCAGCCAGCGCGTAG